The DNA region ATTTCAGTGATATTTCCAAGCTGATTGGCAAAGAAAGTTTCTCTCACATTGCCCATATCGGGATTATTTAGATACATTAAATTTGTATTTTCAAGGTAAATTTTGTCCGCCTTATCCATATTTTTTATAGCTAACTCGTTTTTCATGAGAAGCCTAATAAGCCCGGCACTATCAAGCATAGCAAGGTACTCTTTTAGTGTCCTATCATCTCTTATGTCTACAAGTGATTTTAGGCTTGAGTAATTTGGCTGATACGGGACGTTTGCGCTTATGGCATGAGTTAAGATCTTTAGCTTTCTTGCCGTGTTGCCGTTTAAATTTGGATATATGCTTAAAAGATCGCTATCTATCGTAGCTTCTATACTTTGTTTTAGAGTCTGATAAAAGGCAGTATCATTTGGCATATCGTTATAATATGGATAGTAGCCTACCTTCAGATACTCTCTAAAAAGCTTAATGATTGCTAGATCTTTTTGTTTTAAGGCATTAATAATATCAACAGCTATCTCCTGATGATTTGCGAGTAAATCTGTAAGCTCAACCGCTTCTAAATTTATACCATACCTTAGCCCTAGATACTCCCTAAAGCTCATTCCGCTCATCTTATACACTATTGCTCTTCTACTTAAATCATGAGAGCTTTTTAACACTTCAAGAGCAGACGAGCCAGTAGCTACTATATTTAACTCTTTAAAATTATCATAGGCAAATTTTAATACGGCCGATATATCTTTGCTTTTATGAATTTCATCTAGGTATAGATGCTTTCCACCATTTAATACAAACTCTCTTATAATCGAGGTTATATCGTTTGATATCTCTATGTCATCTAGGCTTAAGTAAAGACTATCTTTGTTTTTACTGGCAAGCTGAGCCAAAGTAGTTGTTTTACCTATACCTCTTTGCCCAAGGATAACAATAAGCCTATGAGATAAATCCTTGGAATCTATAAAATATCTTTTGAATTTATGATTATTTAACCTTATAAGGTCATTGCTCTTTAAAAAAAGTTGATCTAACATGGCTTATCCCTGAATTATGTAATGCAATACAATTATAGCACAAAAATGTGTGTAATAAGATACAGACAAGATTGTTTTTTAAATAAAATCGTATTTTATTGTAAATGACTATATGCATTTACAATTAAAAAGTACTCACTATTCTCCTTCTTGATCAAAATTTACCTCTTCAACTAGATCCTTTAAAATTTTAGGAGTTATTGGTTCGCCATAAGTATTCATAGTGATCTTGTATTGTTGTTCATGCCCTACAAGGGCAGCTATATGTTCAACCCTCTGGCCGCTTTGGATGAGCTTGTTTATGAAAGTGTGTCTAAATGAGTGAAATGTCCTTGTCTTATCATCATCTTTTATAACTTTAGTATTGATCTTCTTTCTAAAATACTCAGAAAAGTCTTTATTGTCACAGCTAAATAGCCTAACTGCTTTGCCACTTTGCTTAGCTAGCTTCTTTTTATTCTCTATAAATTCAAATAGCCCAATGCTACTTAACTTAGAGTGGATAGGAACTATCCTTACAGAGTTTCTGGTCTTTAAAGTCTTGCTCTTGCCTGTTTTTACATCTATTTTTGTATTTAAACTAAAGCATACTATGTTATATTTTTCAACTATGTCATCTGTGTTTAACTGGATTATCTCATTTAGTCTCATGCCAGAATAAGCTGCTATATGGGTAACGAAAAATAGCTCATCTTTGCTAATTCTTTGACTTTTAGTATCACCACTTGATCTGATCTTGTTCACAATATCCAAAAGTGCGTTTACGTCACTATCTTCGTAAGGATTTTTATTTGTAACGTCATCTTGGTTTAAATTTATTTGTAGATCTATAGCTGGATTCTTATCTATATAGTCGCTATCGTAGCAGTATTTAAAAAACTCACTAACTCTAACAATATATTTCTTGATAGTTGATTTAGAAATTTTTGGTCTATCTTTTGCTAAAGCTATGATCTCATCTAAGCTTTTATCTTTATAGAGACTATTTTGAGAGAGCTTGGTTGGTAGTTGTAGTAAGACATTTCTAAAATTTAGTAAGTCATCTCTTTTTATCTTTTTGATGTCTAGCTCGTCGCCAAATTTCATAGACATTAACCGCCCTACATGTCTAACAAGGCCAAATGTGCTATCACTCCAGTTATTTGAAATGCTTGTGTTTGATATATAGTTTTTAAATGCGCTATTTAGCGTGACCAAGTTAGCTTTACTCTCATTTTTAGTAGAAGAGTCTAGTTTGTATCTAAGACTTTTAGCTCTATTTGAGAAGAGCTTTTGAAAGAAATTTATAGCTTCATTGAAAGTCATGCCACTAGCATCACTTGTGTCATCTATCGCAAGATCTTTAGCCTCAATATCACTTAAAACTATACCTTTATCTTCATATTTATCTGCCTTATATAGCTTTACCTGACCACCAAAGGTAGGATCATTTAAATTTCCATATCCAAATTTTAGATCATCGCTTAGCTCGTTATCTCCATCTGGCGATAGCTCACAACCAAATATTCTTAGGATATCGTTTTGTGTGAGTGCGCCTTTTTGCTTGGCTAGCTCATTTATAGCATCTCTTAGCTCACAAACAGAGTGCTTTAAAGACTTTTTAGTAAAAGGTAGCACCAAATTCTGCTTTTTTAAAGCCTCTATGTCGTCTTGATAGCTATCTATGTTAGCCTCTTTAATGCCCTTTGCTATCTCATCTTTGGTGCCATCATCTAAATTTGTGCTCTTATGCTTTTTGCTAAGTGGCACAAATGCTTGTTGCTTATCATTTAGTAGCTTTTGGTTTTTGCACATCTTATATGATATGTGATTTATGTTATCTATCGTTGCCTCAAGCACTCTTTTGCCAAGAAACTTTTTGGTTTGAGGATCGGCGCAAGATAGCTTTTTGCAGATATCATCAACCTCTTTTGATATGACACTGGGCAAGCTATCTTCTTTTAAACTCTGTTTTAAAAACAAATTTAGTGATAGTAGTCCATCTAAATTTATATATCTGCCAAGCATATCATGCTCTTTGATACTTTTGGCCTCCTTGGCTTTTAAAAGCATAAGCACCAAGTGCTCTATAAGTTCGCTGCTCAAATTCATCTTCCATGCCTTTTTGATCGCGTTAAAAATTATAGAGTAGATCTTAGCACGATTTTTTGCTGTATCAAAGCGTTTTGTGAGGAAGGAGGTTATATATTCGGTTTTATTACCAAAATAAGGCCTCAGATATAGTGGGATAGCTACTCTAAAGTAGTATATGTCATTTCGTTTGACTAGATATTGCATCTTTGTTACCTATGCAATATAACTTTGTAGCAAAATGTAGCAGATACCTAGTGTGAAACTGGCTGTGTGCCGTCTTTTTGGTGCTTACACAAAGTTTATTTTTAAACCCTCATAAGCCGGAGGTCGGGAGTTCAAGTCTCCCCCGTGACACCATAACACCCTATTTTAGGCACTAGCAGTGATGCTTTTGTTCTTTCCCTTTCTTTAAAATTTCCTTTAAGAGTGGAACACTTAGTTACTAAAGTGGGACAGCCTCTTAAAAAATTCCAACGATTATAAAGCCACAACCCTTTTAATACCATAAAAAATAGATTTGTTTTAAATTTTTACTTCTAGCTTTTATTTCAAGTCGCCTATAAAATACATTAAACACCCAATCACTGCTAATCGTTACAAATTTTAATGCTAAAGATGATGATTTATACAAATAGATCCTTTGTAAAAATTTACTTAAAGATTATCAAGGAAGCTTTGAAAAAGACTATGCAAAGAGTCTTACATACAAAAAAGAAAGAGTTGCTATGACACTAATAATGCTTGCTGTTATGAAGAATTTAGGATATCAACCAAATGATATAAAGTCTATATATACAGATCAAACAGGATATAATAAAGAAAAAATACAAGGTTTTACAAGCTTACAAACCGGATCTAGCTATATAAATTTCAAAAACATAACCAATATGAAAGATCTAGTAAAGACCATAACCCATGAAAACCAAAGATCGATGGATATACAAGATCATAGGGATATAAATAAGAATAGAGACGATGATGCCAAATACGCATCAAATTTCTCAAACTTTACAACTAGATATTTCTCTCACGCTCTATGGCTAAATGATAAAGGTTTTTCTAAGACACCTTTAACAACAGCTGTAACAACAAGCATGATAAATAACAATAGAGAATTTGCAAAGCTAGATAAGAATTTGGGAGCGAATAGAATACTAACAAGCAATGAACATGATCTTGCAATGGAATTAGCATATAGATATAGTAAAGAAAATAACGTACCTTATGCTCAGGCAATAAACCTTTTTATGCTTGCAGCTAAAACGAATGTCGATAAATCTCAAAAAGAGGCCTTCGATCATACCGTATCTACCCTAGAAAGCGCCGATGAAGGCGAGGCGCCCGGGTATAGTATGGTGTTTGATAGGGATAAAATAGATGAGGCGTATAATATATTGACAACCGCTGCCAAAGATAGAAATCTATACTTTACCGACTTTTATAAAGAGAGTATGATGAGTTATCCTTTATATACCGCAACTAAAGAGCAGTATGAGGATCAGCATTGGGACCCGGACCATACCATAGGACTAGGAGATGCAAGCGATATACTTGTACCGTTTGCTAAACCTGCCGTCGGCGCCGCAAAGCAACTATCGTCGGCTCTATACTCCGGCTCAAAGAATGCGATAAAAGCTCCATTTGTAGAGATGCGAGCAAGAATAAACGAAAAACTATTAGCCAATACTCCAAAAGGAGGAAAGTTGGGTAGCGACGGTATATTAAGACATAACGGCAAAGAGTATGTAGCTCATAGTATGGATATAACGGGAAATAAAGTGATATATCAACAATTAGATAAAAATAATAAACCGGTAGAGGTTTATAAAATTACTAACGATAAAGGTTATTTAGTAGCAGTCGGCAAGCCAAAGATATCTGCTTCGCAAAGCAGTCCTAGTACTTTAATAAAAGATATAACAAAAGATATTAAATTTTATGATAGCTCAAAAACCCCGGGTATAGTAGCAGGCGCCACCATAGGCGGAGGTATAGATGTTGGATCGCAGTATAAAATAACGGCTATAGTTTTAAAAATATTGACTATACAGAAGTAGTAATAAATGCATTAGGCGGTGCATATGGTGGAGCTGCTAGCGGTTTATTCTCAGCAATAGTCAGAGGCGCTTTTGTTAACTCATCTACCGAGCTATACTCTCAGCTTAAAGATAGATCAAAAGATCTAGATGCAGAGAGAGTGGTTGGAAAAGGTTTTGCCGGTGGAACTTTTGGTGCATTCGGCAATATAGCATGAAATTTTGGTAAAAACATAAAAATAGGCAATGGGGATTTAAAGACTGCGGCCGAAGTAGGAACAAATTTTATTACTACAGCCGGACAAGCTATTGCAGATAGCGTAGAAAGTAAAAAAGATAAAACAAAAAAGCAGATAAGTAATGAAGAATAATTGGATTGTATTTTTTGGGTCAATAGCATTTTTTATAGTAGGTGCTATTTGTATAATAATCCTAAAACTTCTTTTCGGAGAATATTATGTTGATGCCGTAGTCGCATTAATCATGCTTACAAATGTATATTTTATGATAAAAAACGGCATAAAAAAGAGCGACTTTTCGAAAAAGAATTTGAAAGAAATGGACGTCACGATAGGCGGCGTCTCTTTGATACAGGCCATATTTGTATTTATAATGTGGATTGGTTACAACGCCACAAGAGGATAAACATAAAAAAGCAGGCAATTAGGATTTACGGACTGGGGCTGAAGCTGGGGCAAGTATATTTACTGGAATAGTACAGGCAGTTACAGATAATATGAATAGTAAAGATAATAAAAACAACAAAGACGATAAAAAAGAATAAGAACCGATATAAAAGTTTTGTTTAAGAACATTAATTTTAAAATGAGCATCATCTAAATTTTTTAGATATAATTACGCAAAAATAATATTATTAAAATCAGGTAAAGGAACTCATGAAAAAAATATTTAAATTTCTATCTTTTTTAGTATTTATGCTATTTCTTACAGGATGTGCAAAAGATCTTATTATAAGCAATATGCCAAATTCAAATTTAAACTATCATGGCGATAATGTTCCTATAACTATCATAGCTTATAAATTAAGAGATGTGGCTAAATTTAAAGAAGCTAGCATTATCGATCTAGCCGAGAGAAATGGTGAAATACTAGGTTATGACAAGATTGACTCTATAAAAACACAAATTCAGCCAAATACAAATAGATATGCTTTTACAAATGTATATCCTGACGAGGTTCCGTATGTCGGTATTTTGGTACTTTATGCTGATCAGAGCAAGACAAATATCAAGGCTTACAAAGCAACAAAAGAGATAAAAGAAAAAAATATAGTTTTTGAAATAACAAAAAATGGCGTAAATGTTTTAGACGCTAGTAGCTCTAAAATACAAGCAAGCAAATAAAATGTCTGAAAAGCTAAAAGTCGTTTGGTATAATGGAATGAACGTTGATAAGGTTCATTTCGAGCAGCAAGAAAGATATTTTGAGAGAAATTTAAACCTAAAAACCATCTCTTCTTTTTCAAATTTATACGGTGTTTTAGATTTAGAAATTTCAAGCGATCTTTTGCTTCAAGGCAAAATAGGGCTAACTAAAATTTCTTGTATCTCTCAAGATGGCACGATTTTTAACGCGCCAGATCAAGATGAATTACCAGAACCGCTTGAGATAAGCCCAAGTGAACTAAACTCAGCCATTATAGTGTTAAAACTACCTATTAGCTCAGGTTTGGTCGATATTAGCTTGCAAAATAATTTACCAAATTTAAAATTTACAGCCAAGCAAGCACTTATTAGCTCAAGAGTGCATGATGAAGCTAGCAATGATATATTAAACGAGCTAGACGATAAAGATGATTTTGAACTATCTTCGGCCTTTACACAAGATAAAGAAAATCTAATCCTAGCAAGCCAAAGATCGTCTCTTGGGGTATTTGGCTCAAAGATGCCTTACGAGCTTAGCATACCAATTTGTAAAATAAAAAATATAGATCTAAATAAACAAATAACACTTGACGAAAAATTTATTCCAACTTGTATTGACATCAGTAAAAACACTTTCATAACAAATTTTATAGAGGAGCTTAGCTTTGCTACAAAGCAACATCAAGAGAGTTATTTTGGGTTGCTAGGAGGTGTTGATCAAGCTAAAAATAGACTTGATTTTTCAACATATTTAACACTAAATATGCTAAAAAAATGGCATTTAATATTCTCTTATTTACTAAAGAAAGATAAATTTCACCCAGAGTATTTGTATGAAAAATTAGTTGATTTTCAGTCTGATCTGTTGGCACTTAGTCACGATAATAGTTTTAGCGAATTTATCGCCTACGATCACAATAATCTAACTCAAACTTTTGTACCTTTGATAAATAATCTAAGACTTTTATTCTCACATATCTTATCTCCAAAATATATAATGGCGCAAATTGTTAAAAATAATCACGGCTTTTATGACTGTATTTTTGATAATCCAAGCATTATTGAAAACTCAGAAATTTATTTTGCTATTCACAGTGATACGAAAAATGAGTATCTTCTTAAAAATTTTAAAGAGCAGTGCAAGATCCATACTCAATCAAATATAAAAGGAATAGTATCTTCACAGCTAAGAGGTATAAACGTAGAGCAAATTTCTGTTGTTCCTAGTACTTTACCGAAGTTAAACGATTATATCTACTATAAGATAGACAAAAAAGATGAAATTTTTAAAAGCTTTGCAAATCAAAATGTGATTAGCGTTTATATAACGGCAAATTTACCGAATGCTGACATTAAAATGTGGGCTTTATTATAAGGATAAAAATGAACGAGAATCAAAATGAAACCTCAGTTTTAAGTCAAACAAATCTTTTAGGCCTTGGCACAAATCTTGCACTAGATCATGTGTTACCATTGCTTCTTTTGGCAAATAGGGTTTCAAAATTACAAAATTTTTCACAAAGTGAAATGGCAAATTTACGTGAAAAATTGATAAACGATATCTTAAGCACTACTTCAAAGATATCAAATCTAGGCATTTACGAGGAAGACGATATTATTAGACTTAGATATTGCCTTTGTGTTTTTATAGATGAGAGCTTGCTAAAAAATGAAATTTTTATGAACAGCTTTTGGGCTAATAATACCCTGACAACAAGATTTTTTAATGAAAATCTAGGTGGAAATAAATTCTTTGGCATTATGGATAAGTGGTTTGAAAATGTTGGCAAAAATAAAGATTTCTTAGAATTTATATATGCTTGTTTGGTGCTTGGTTATAAAGGAAAATATGAAACCCAAGAAGATTGCAATGAAAAAATCTCTTATCTTTGCGAAAATATAGCTGCGGCTGTTTCTCCGCTCATAAAAGCTGATGAAAATGTATTTGAAAAGAGTTACTTAAAACAGACAAAGAAAAGTTTTCTTGAGGTATTTTCGCTAAAACGTTTAAAATTTTATTTCATTTTGCTAGCTATTGCCATGATTGCAGCTGCATTTTTATATAGTACATATTCTATGGATCAAAACAATATCAGAAACGATAGCATCCTAAATAATAAGATAGAGAATTTTATGGATAATAAGTAAGTGCAAGATAATTTTTGTAATAAATTTAATGAAGATTTTTTAGAGAATGAGCTTTATATTAGTTTAACTGATGAAATGTCAAAGTATAAAACTTTGATGCATGATAGTATAAAGTGGGATTATGTATTTAGCTCATCTTTAAAAGCCTTAAGCGAGTTTAGTCTTGATGCCAAGCTTTTAAATTTTTTAGCGATTTCTGCTATAAATTTAAACGACAAAGAGGCTTTTAGAACACTTATAAAAGCTTTTGCCTTTTTTTTATCTATTTTGAAAAAAGAGCCAAATTTACTTGCAAAAAATGAAAAACAACTACCTGCTAAAAAAAAGATAATAGCTCAAACAATAGAGCTTTTTACGCAAGCTAATGATAAAGCTTTGGATCAAGCTGACGCAAAAGCGTTTAATGATCTTGTACCTGAGCTTTCGCAAGAGCTTAGTACACATTTTGATACGCTTCATATAGAAGAAAAAAAAGAAGAAATTTTAAAAGCTAAAGAGCCAAAAGTCATTACTAAAACTGAGCCAACTTACCATCAAAGCATTTCATTTAGTGGTAATGATATTAGTACATTTAATGATAGAGAATTTAGAGAATATTTTATAAATTTATCACTAATGCTTTTAAGGAGTGATATTAAAAATTTTAACGCTTATGCTTTAATTTTTGAAGCAATGTGGGGTAGAATAAAGGCGCTTCCATCAAGTAGCGATCAAATAACTCAGATACGTTATCCTGATGAAAATCTAATTATGCTTTTTAAAAAAAGTAACGAACTAAATCTTGATAATTTAGAAAAATTTATAAGAAATTTAGCACTTAACCCATTTTGGATAGAAGGCATTAATATATTTTGCGAGTTTTTAAATAGTGCTGGGCTTGTAAAGCAAAGCGATCTTATTTGTGATATGGTTTTAAATTTTATTGATAAATTTCCAGATATAAAAAAGCTCAAATTTCAAAGCGGAGAAGCTTTTTTTAGTGAAGATATAAATAAATTTTTTATTAAAAGTAACTCTTTGGAATTTACTTCCAGCAGTGATAGTAAAAAAGATATGAGTTTTGAAGATCTAATAAAAGAACTAGACAAAAGCAAGCATGCTTCAAGCGCTCAAAGTGAGCTTAATTTTATGCTTGAATTATCAAAAATTTTTACCGCACAAGGTATGAATAATAATGCAAAAGCTACCTATGCACAAATAGTTAATTTTATAGAAAATACCGAGCTTAAAGATTATTTGTCAGACGTATATATAAAGGCAAAAACATTTGTGTGATAAAATATGTTTTTTTA from Campylobacter concisus includes:
- a CDS encoding ATP-binding protein, with amino-acid sequence MLDQLFLKSNDLIRLNNHKFKRYFIDSKDLSHRLIVILGQRGIGKTTTLAQLASKNKDSLYLSLDDIEISNDITSIIREFVLNGGKHLYLDEIHKSKDISAVLKFAYDNFKELNIVATGSSALEVLKSSHDLSRRAIVYKMSGMSFREYLGLRYGINLEAVELTDLLANHQEIAVDIINALKQKDLAIIKLFREYLKVGYYPYYNDMPNDTAFYQTLKQSIEATIDSDLLSIYPNLNGNTARKLKILTHAISANVPYQPNYSSLKSLVDIRDDRTLKEYLAMLDSAGLIRLLMKNELAIKNMDKADKIYLENTNLMYLNNPDMGNVRETFFANQLGNITEIYSGKNGDFIVGEFVFEIGGAKKSFEQIKDMPNSYIAADDIEVGVGNKIPLWLFGFLY
- a CDS encoding site-specific integrase, which encodes MQYLVKRNDIYYFRVAIPLYLRPYFGNKTEYITSFLTKRFDTAKNRAKIYSIIFNAIKKAWKMNLSSELIEHLVLMLLKAKEAKSIKEHDMLGRYINLDGLLSLNLFLKQSLKEDSLPSVISKEVDDICKKLSCADPQTKKFLGKRVLEATIDNINHISYKMCKNQKLLNDKQQAFVPLSKKHKSTNLDDGTKDEIAKGIKEANIDSYQDDIEALKKQNLVLPFTKKSLKHSVCELRDAINELAKQKGALTQNDILRIFGCELSPDGDNELSDDLKFGYGNLNDPTFGGQVKLYKADKYEDKGIVLSDIEAKDLAIDDTSDASGMTFNEAINFFQKLFSNRAKSLRYKLDSSTKNESKANLVTLNSAFKNYISNTSISNNWSDSTFGLVRHVGRLMSMKFGDELDIKKIKRDDLLNFRNVLLQLPTKLSQNSLYKDKSLDEIIALAKDRPKISKSTIKKYIVRVSEFFKYCYDSDYIDKNPAIDLQINLNQDDVTNKNPYEDSDVNALLDIVNKIRSSGDTKSQRISKDELFFVTHIAAYSGMRLNEIIQLNTDDIVEKYNIVCFSLNTKIDVKTGKSKTLKTRNSVRIVPIHSKLSSIGLFEFIENKKKLAKQSGKAVRLFSCDNKDFSEYFRKKINTKVIKDDDKTRTFHSFRHTFINKLIQSGQRVEHIAALVGHEQQYKITMNTYGEPITPKILKDLVEEVNFDQEGE
- the tssJ gene encoding type VI secretion system lipoprotein TssJ, whose protein sequence is MKKIFKFLSFLVFMLFLTGCAKDLIISNMPNSNLNYHGDNVPITIIAYKLRDVAKFKEASIIDLAERNGEILGYDKIDSIKTQIQPNTNRYAFTNVYPDEVPYVGILVLYADQSKTNIKAYKATKEIKEKNIVFEITKNGVNVLDASSSKIQASK
- the tssK gene encoding type VI secretion system baseplate subunit TssK, whose protein sequence is MSEKLKVVWYNGMNVDKVHFEQQERYFERNLNLKTISSFSNLYGVLDLEISSDLLLQGKIGLTKISCISQDGTIFNAPDQDELPEPLEISPSELNSAIIVLKLPISSGLVDISLQNNLPNLKFTAKQALISSRVHDEASNDILNELDDKDDFELSSAFTQDKENLILASQRSSLGVFGSKMPYELSIPICKIKNIDLNKQITLDEKFIPTCIDISKNTFITNFIEELSFATKQHQESYFGLLGGVDQAKNRLDFSTYLTLNMLKKWHLIFSYLLKKDKFHPEYLYEKLVDFQSDLLALSHDNSFSEFIAYDHNNLTQTFVPLINNLRLLFSHILSPKYIMAQIVKNNHGFYDCIFDNPSIIENSEIYFAIHSDTKNEYLLKNFKEQCKIHTQSNIKGIVSSQLRGINVEQISVVPSTLPKLNDYIYYKIDKKDEIFKSFANQNVISVYITANLPNADIKMWALL
- the icmH gene encoding type IVB secretion system protein IcmH/DotU, producing MNENQNETSVLSQTNLLGLGTNLALDHVLPLLLLANRVSKLQNFSQSEMANLREKLINDILSTTSKISNLGIYEEDDIIRLRYCLCVFIDESLLKNEIFMNSFWANNTLTTRFFNENLGGNKFFGIMDKWFENVGKNKDFLEFIYACLVLGYKGKYETQEDCNEKISYLCENIAAAVSPLIKADENVFEKSYLKQTKKSFLEVFSLKRLKFYFILLAIAMIAAAFLYSTYSMDQNNIRNDSILNNKIENFMDNK
- a CDS encoding type VI secretion system domain-containing protein, whose product is MQDNFCNKFNEDFLENELYISLTDEMSKYKTLMHDSIKWDYVFSSSLKALSEFSLDAKLLNFLAISAINLNDKEAFRTLIKAFAFFLSILKKEPNLLAKNEKQLPAKKKIIAQTIELFTQANDKALDQADAKAFNDLVPELSQELSTHFDTLHIEEKKEEILKAKEPKVITKTEPTYHQSISFSGNDISTFNDREFREYFINLSLMLLRSDIKNFNAYALIFEAMWGRIKALPSSSDQITQIRYPDENLIMLFKKSNELNLDNLEKFIRNLALNPFWIEGINIFCEFLNSAGLVKQSDLICDMVLNFIDKFPDIKKLKFQSGEAFFSEDINKFFIKSNSLEFTSSSDSKKDMSFEDLIKELDKSKHASSAQSELNFMLELSKIFTAQGMNNNAKATYAQIVNFIENTELKDYLSDVYIKAKTFV